The Physeter macrocephalus isolate SW-GA chromosome 13, ASM283717v5, whole genome shotgun sequence genome window below encodes:
- the LOC102977089 gene encoding LOW QUALITY PROTEIN: heterogeneous nuclear ribonucleoprotein D-like (The sequence of the model RefSeq protein was modified relative to this genomic sequence to represent the inferred CDS: deleted 2 bases in 2 codons) has protein sequence MEDMNEYSNIEEFAEGSKINASKDQQDDGKMFIGGLSWDTSEKDLTEYLSRFGEVVDCTIKTDPVTGRSRGFGFVLFKDAASVDKVLEMKEHKLDGKLIDPKRAKALKGKEPPKKVFVGGLSPDTSEEQNKECFGAFGGIENIELPMDTKTNERRGFCFITYTDEEPVKKLLESRYHQIGSGKCEIKVAQPKEVYGQQQQQQKGGRGAAAGGRGGTRSRGRGQGQNWNQGFNNCYSQGYGNYSSAYGGDQNYSGYGYYDYTGYNYRNYGYGQGYTDYSGQQSTYGKASRGGGNHQNNYQPY, from the exons ATGGAAGACATGAACGAGTACAGCAACATAGAGGAATTCGCAGAGGGATCCAAGATCAACGCGAGCAAGGATCAGCAGGATGACGGTAAAATGTTTATTGGAGGCTTGAGCTGGGATACAAGCGAGAAAGATCTGACTGAATATTTGTCTCGATTTGGGGAAGTTGTAGACTGCACAATTAAAACAGATCCAGTCACTGGAAGATCAAGAGGATTTGGATTTGTGCTTTTCAAAGATGCTGCTAGTGTTGATAAGGTTTTGGAAATGAAAGAACACAAGCTGGATGGCAAACTGATAGACCCTAAAAGAGCCAAAGCTTTAAAAGGGAAGGAACCCCCTAAAAAGGTTTTTGTGGGTGGATTGAGCCCAGATACttcagaagaacaaaataaagaatgttttgGAGCCTTTGGAGGGATTGAAAATATTGAACTTcccatggatacaaaaacaaatgaaagaagaggATTTTGTTTTATTACGTATACAGACGAAGAGCCAGTAAAGAAATTGTTAGAAAGCAGATATCATCAGATTGGTTCTGGGAAGTGTGAAATCAAAGTTGCACAACCCAAAGAGGTATAT gggcagcaacagcaacaacaaaaaggaggaagaggtgcTGCAGCTGGTGGACGAGGTGGTACTAGGAGTCGTGGCCGAGGTCAGGGCCAAAACTGGAACCAAGGATTTAATAACTGTTATAGTCAAGGATATGGAAATTACAGTAGTGCCTATGGTGGTGATCAAAACTATAGTGGCTATGGCTACTATGATTATACTGGGTATAACTATAGGAACTATGGATATGGACAGGGATATACAGACTACAGTGGCCAACAGAGCACTTATGGCAAGGCATCTCGA GGGGGTGGCAATCACCAAAATAATTACCAGCCATACTAA